The Fuerstiella sp. genome has a segment encoding these proteins:
- a CDS encoding DUF1570 domain-containing protein yields MIQSTRLSVVMLYRPALAGICTLVLLTAPQTVFGRERLLRIHSPTEVYTGKIVSLSKARCTLMDRQGRLIDLDVSKLKRMECLADRYKPASVATFRSELTEEFGRRYEVSGTTHYLVCAPRGHAERYAAFFEHIYRDVEEFYRVRGFRIVKPDVPLVAVVFGTQNEFFRYCVRDKVPPRAGLMGYYSLVSNRVALFDADDSFRFAAAETRSGNSALVGLSGITGQTASTMVHETIHQVGYNIGIHKRLGETPLWMVEGMATVLEPSGMRDRRNRQASSQRVNPERSDWFRNRYRPQRPAGSLAELIATDSLFQRQTLSAYSEAWALTFFLLENPSRRRQLATYLRKLSERDVTENYPAKHRLADFQSVFGDIARVEIEFLRYMDRL; encoded by the coding sequence ATGATTCAATCAACACGACTGTCTGTGGTAATGCTTTACCGTCCGGCTCTGGCTGGAATCTGTACTCTGGTTTTATTGACGGCACCACAAACAGTGTTCGGACGGGAACGCCTCCTCCGAATTCACAGTCCTACGGAAGTGTACACCGGGAAAATTGTCTCCCTTAGCAAAGCTCGTTGTACTCTGATGGACCGGCAGGGACGACTGATTGATCTGGACGTTTCGAAACTCAAAAGAATGGAGTGTCTGGCAGATCGCTACAAGCCGGCATCTGTAGCCACGTTCCGATCGGAATTGACTGAAGAATTCGGCCGACGATACGAAGTCAGCGGTACGACGCATTACCTTGTGTGTGCTCCTCGGGGGCACGCCGAACGGTATGCCGCTTTCTTCGAACACATCTATCGGGATGTAGAAGAGTTCTATCGTGTCAGAGGTTTCCGTATTGTGAAACCGGATGTGCCGCTTGTCGCAGTAGTGTTCGGGACACAAAATGAATTTTTTCGCTATTGCGTCAGAGACAAGGTTCCGCCGCGTGCCGGACTGATGGGATATTACTCTTTGGTTTCCAATCGAGTTGCGTTGTTCGACGCCGATGATAGCTTCAGATTTGCGGCTGCAGAGACCCGGTCGGGAAATTCTGCACTCGTCGGGCTGTCGGGTATTACCGGGCAGACCGCCAGTACGATGGTTCACGAAACGATCCATCAGGTCGGTTACAACATTGGAATTCACAAACGCCTTGGTGAAACACCACTGTGGATGGTTGAGGGGATGGCCACTGTGCTGGAACCGTCCGGGATGCGGGACCGTCGTAACCGACAGGCATCAAGTCAGCGTGTTAACCCGGAACGCAGTGACTGGTTTCGGAATCGTTATCGCCCTCAGCGCCCTGCGGGGTCACTGGCAGAGTTGATTGCGACAGACAGTCTGTTTCAGAGACAGACACTGAGTGCCTACAGTGAAGCGTGGGCCCTGACCTTTTTCCTTTTGGAAAATCCGTCACGTCGTCGGCAACTGGCCACGTATCTCCGAAAACTATCTGAACGTGACGTGACGGAGAACTATCCTGCAAAACATCGTCTGGCAGATTTTCAGTCTGTTTTTGGTGATATCGCCCGCGTTGAAATCGAATTCCTTCGGTACATGGATCGCCTTTAG
- a CDS encoding glutaredoxin family protein has product MNEPGEHEVQELNRRIGTMLLLMGAAMCLLMFIDRSGLTIRTLPGFWYRSRPLHLLVCAGFFLGGLYLLRDRSPTTNADSENLNPNREEYPVFERVRLFTRSDCALCEEATDILELYGAWMPEIEFIDITGDSKMEEQHGLCVPVIEIDDRVRFRGRIDTVLLQRLIDARRRRFDVSDPEHLS; this is encoded by the coding sequence ATGAATGAACCCGGGGAACATGAGGTTCAGGAACTGAACAGGCGAATTGGAACGATGTTACTGTTGATGGGCGCAGCGATGTGCCTGCTGATGTTTATCGATCGTTCCGGCCTCACCATTCGTACGTTACCCGGATTCTGGTATCGATCACGGCCACTGCATCTGCTGGTGTGTGCCGGATTCTTTCTGGGAGGTCTGTATCTGCTTCGTGATCGGTCACCGACGACAAACGCCGACAGTGAGAACCTGAATCCAAACAGAGAAGAGTATCCGGTGTTTGAACGCGTGCGACTCTTTACCAGATCAGACTGTGCGCTCTGTGAAGAGGCAACAGATATACTGGAGTTATACGGAGCATGGATGCCGGAAATCGAATTCATAGACATAACCGGCGACAGCAAAATGGAAGAACAGCATGGACTGTGCGTCCCCGTGATCGAAATTGACGATCGCGTCCGGTTTCGTGGCCGTATCGACACTGTTCTGCTGCAGCGATTGATTGATGCACGCCGACGCCGATTCGATGTCTCAGATCCGGAACATTTGTCGTGA
- a CDS encoding TIGR04282 family arsenosugar biosynthesis glycosyltransferase produces the protein MNILGMFARHPAPGKTKTRLAADTGEQAAAELYACFVQDLVRRTACLADQVWLAITPDTNTSHNWFRNLSDSDSDIDFLLLTQPQGNLGERIAWFFRTAAAQGQGPAVLIGTDSPDLPSSRITQAFRILNDGIADVVTVPATDGGYVLIGVAGEPGDLFNNIRWSSPFTLLDTLRSAGHAGMRFSVLSPWYDIDHAENLGTLLALQKSPGLTEAAACPDTTRYLTQLLPDITDTCDNN, from the coding sequence GTGAATATTCTGGGCATGTTCGCCAGACATCCGGCTCCTGGAAAAACAAAAACTCGTTTGGCTGCAGATACAGGAGAACAGGCAGCCGCAGAACTGTACGCATGCTTTGTTCAGGATCTGGTACGACGGACCGCCTGCCTGGCGGACCAGGTCTGGCTCGCCATCACGCCTGATACTAACACATCACACAACTGGTTTCGGAACCTGTCCGACTCCGACAGTGACATCGATTTTCTGCTGCTGACACAGCCGCAGGGGAATTTAGGCGAGCGCATTGCATGGTTCTTTCGTACGGCCGCAGCTCAGGGACAGGGACCAGCCGTATTAATCGGGACGGACAGTCCCGACTTACCATCGTCCCGAATCACACAGGCATTCCGAATACTGAACGACGGAATCGCCGATGTGGTAACAGTGCCGGCAACTGACGGGGGCTATGTACTTATCGGAGTGGCCGGTGAACCCGGTGATCTGTTTAACAATATTCGCTGGAGCAGTCCTTTTACACTGCTGGATACGCTCCGTTCTGCAGGACACGCCGGGATGCGTTTCTCTGTTTTGTCCCCTTGGTACGATATCGACCATGCTGAAAACCTCGGAACACTGTTGGCGCTGCAAAAATCGCCAGGTCTCACAGAGGCTGCTGCGTGTCCGGACACCACCCGTTATCTTACTCAACTGCTGCCTGACATAACCGACACCTGTGACAACAATTAA
- a CDS encoding response regulator, whose product MSALEINLSGSRVLIADDNDQNRELLDAYLSEEDYHILMARDGEETLQVVRNQQPDLILLDIMMPRMSGYEVCEQLKSDSEFSGIPVLMVTALNEMGDIEKAVIAGCDDFLTKPVNQLELKTRVRSLLKVRHLAGERDRLLAYLAEMEQRVLSTP is encoded by the coding sequence ATGTCCGCACTGGAAATCAACCTCTCCGGCTCCAGGGTTTTGATCGCTGATGACAACGATCAGAATCGCGAACTTCTTGATGCCTATCTGTCAGAAGAAGATTACCACATTCTGATGGCTCGTGATGGCGAAGAAACACTGCAGGTCGTGCGGAACCAGCAACCCGACCTGATTCTGCTGGACATCATGATGCCACGAATGAGTGGCTACGAAGTGTGCGAACAGCTCAAAAGTGATTCAGAGTTTTCCGGCATCCCGGTCCTGATGGTGACGGCGCTCAATGAGATGGGGGATATTGAAAAAGCAGTCATTGCCGGGTGTGATGATTTTTTGACAAAACCCGTGAACCAGCTGGAGCTAAAGACTCGCGTTCGATCACTGCTGAAAGTTCGACATCTGGCCGGTGAACGGGACCGTTTACTGGCGTATCTTGCTGAAATGGAACAGCGAGTGCTGTCTACACCGTAA
- a CDS encoding class I SAM-dependent rRNA methyltransferase, whose product MSDVVHAEGPVAIIRKRRAQPFFGRHPWVFAGAIERIESADGIQPGPGDPIQVRSHQGEFIGWGLLNPTSNIRIRMYSWTQQETITENLLCHRIRAAISCRSSVCRLDADGTACRLIFSEGDLLSGLTVDWYNGFVLVQFTSLALYHFREAILEQLKRTLQPQGIWLRTERGMREAEGLEITDRLVSGQEPPRPLFIVEGELQFGVDVQQGQKTGFYLDQRQTRKALTRYTRGHRVLDVYCYSGAFGLTAVRSGEAKQSLGIDSSAAALNLATANAQLNGVADRCEFRNGDARVVLSELAQQGTEFDTVILDPPRMARTRAGIERAIRAYIKLNLQGVNVLKPDGILVTCNCSGLVSRNQFFSIVAETSRQSRRHIQILETHGQPNDHPVSAVCPETEYLKVCLCRVS is encoded by the coding sequence ATGTCTGATGTAGTCCATGCTGAGGGCCCCGTAGCTATCATTCGTAAACGCCGGGCCCAACCGTTTTTTGGTCGTCATCCCTGGGTATTTGCGGGCGCTATTGAACGTATTGAAAGTGCGGACGGAATACAGCCCGGTCCCGGAGATCCCATTCAAGTACGTTCGCATCAGGGAGAATTCATTGGTTGGGGACTGCTGAACCCAACCAGTAACATTCGCATTCGAATGTACTCGTGGACTCAGCAGGAAACGATTACAGAGAATCTGCTTTGTCACCGGATCAGAGCCGCGATTAGTTGTCGAAGCTCTGTCTGCCGACTGGATGCAGATGGTACCGCCTGCAGGCTGATCTTCAGCGAAGGGGATCTGCTGTCCGGCCTGACTGTTGACTGGTACAACGGATTTGTTCTTGTCCAGTTTACAAGTCTGGCACTGTATCACTTCCGCGAAGCGATTCTGGAACAACTGAAGCGGACGCTGCAGCCTCAGGGTATCTGGTTGCGTACAGAAAGAGGAATGCGTGAAGCGGAAGGACTGGAAATCACGGATCGTCTGGTATCAGGCCAGGAACCACCACGCCCGCTGTTCATTGTGGAAGGTGAGCTGCAGTTCGGCGTGGATGTTCAACAGGGGCAAAAAACAGGGTTCTATCTTGACCAGCGTCAGACGCGAAAGGCATTGACACGATATACCCGCGGACATCGGGTACTGGATGTATACTGCTATTCGGGTGCCTTCGGGCTGACTGCTGTGCGAAGTGGTGAAGCCAAACAGTCTCTGGGGATTGATTCGTCAGCGGCAGCTCTGAATCTGGCCACGGCTAATGCCCAACTCAATGGAGTTGCCGATCGTTGTGAATTCAGGAACGGCGATGCCAGGGTGGTCCTGAGTGAGCTCGCACAGCAGGGTACTGAATTCGATACCGTTATTCTGGACCCGCCAAGAATGGCGCGGACACGTGCAGGAATCGAACGTGCGATTCGAGCCTATATTAAACTCAATCTTCAGGGTGTGAATGTCCTGAAACCCGACGGAATTCTGGTGACCTGCAACTGCTCAGGGCTTGTCTCGCGAAACCAGTTCTTCAGCATCGTGGCTGAAACTTCACGGCAAAGCCGTCGGCATATTCAGATTCTGGAGACTCACGGACAGCCGAATGACCATCCCGTCAGTGCCGTATGTCCGGAAACCGAGTATTTGAAAGTTTGTCTCTGTCGAGTCAGCTGA
- a CDS encoding protein kinase, whose amino-acid sequence MPVRQAMKLLLEESHKLAEEKALLKHEFKVGQSLIHPGFLRFHEIEVNRDHGFFTMDLAGVPSLKQHISSSLAGVQSHFSRIAVALSEAFHFMHEKGWLHRDIKPDNILVSRTADVKVIDFSLSTRVKSSLAKLFSGKQVIQGTRNYIAPETILKKPADERTDQYSLGITLFEVVTGGLPFAGSTPSDLLVKHVSETPPPPSSINPNLTQEAENFILKMIAKKPSDRFETMMDVAVAFRELKCFHEDPVTLYERMTREDKEQQTMSVDKRLDSRADAERTAKGIRAPVSNKKKKKPTASNLAAKQQRPQESAQQTAVPQIPSMAPPAQYSVAPPAPYPGMPGQPYPGQFVPGQPMPNPGQTVPVQPYPNQPVPGMTYPGQTYPGPPMPGQPYPPPSFTGYAPQPYPGQIHPGPPATGPIQQPTEIVQPEAPPSVGSEIPASSAKSPDTTPETAQSPAEPDSNTPLEATEEDVRSLMDKIE is encoded by the coding sequence ATGCCTGTGAGACAGGCAATGAAACTTCTGCTGGAAGAGTCACATAAACTTGCGGAAGAGAAGGCTCTCCTGAAACACGAATTCAAGGTGGGACAGTCACTGATCCATCCAGGATTTCTGAGATTCCATGAAATTGAGGTGAATCGGGACCACGGTTTCTTCACGATGGATCTCGCCGGTGTCCCAAGTCTGAAACAGCATATCTCCAGCAGTCTGGCGGGTGTACAGTCGCACTTTTCCAGGATTGCAGTGGCATTGAGTGAAGCATTCCACTTTATGCATGAAAAGGGCTGGCTTCATCGCGATATCAAGCCCGACAACATTCTGGTGAGCAGAACAGCGGACGTGAAAGTGATCGATTTCTCCCTGTCGACCCGTGTGAAGAGCAGCCTTGCAAAACTGTTTTCAGGGAAACAGGTTATTCAGGGAACCCGCAACTATATCGCTCCTGAAACGATCCTGAAAAAGCCGGCAGATGAAAGGACAGACCAGTACAGCCTCGGAATTACACTATTCGAAGTGGTGACAGGGGGCCTGCCGTTTGCAGGATCGACCCCATCGGATCTACTCGTTAAGCACGTGAGTGAAACACCGCCACCACCTTCGTCAATCAACCCTAATCTCACCCAGGAAGCCGAAAATTTCATACTCAAAATGATAGCAAAGAAACCATCAGATCGATTTGAAACCATGATGGATGTTGCTGTCGCATTCCGTGAGCTGAAGTGTTTCCACGAAGACCCGGTGACACTCTATGAGCGTATGACTCGCGAAGACAAAGAACAACAGACAATGTCTGTCGACAAACGGCTGGACAGTCGAGCTGACGCAGAACGTACAGCAAAGGGAATCCGTGCTCCTGTTTCGAACAAAAAGAAGAAAAAACCGACGGCTTCGAACCTTGCAGCAAAGCAACAAAGGCCACAGGAATCTGCTCAACAGACTGCAGTCCCTCAGATTCCCTCAATGGCACCTCCGGCACAATATTCAGTTGCACCTCCGGCACCATATCCCGGTATGCCGGGGCAACCGTATCCAGGCCAGTTTGTCCCTGGTCAACCGATGCCAAATCCAGGTCAGACCGTGCCGGTGCAACCCTATCCCAATCAGCCTGTTCCCGGAATGACGTATCCTGGTCAGACGTATCCCGGCCCACCGATGCCAGGTCAGCCTTATCCGCCTCCGTCGTTCACCGGCTATGCCCCACAACCGTACCCGGGGCAAATTCATCCAGGACCACCGGCAACCGGACCGATCCAGCAGCCCACTGAAATCGTTCAACCGGAAGCTCCTCCGTCGGTCGGAAGCGAAATACCTGCTTCATCCGCCAAATCTCCGGACACAACTCCGGAAACTGCTCAGAGTCCGGCGGAACCGGATTCGAATACACCGCTGGAAGCAACTGAGGAAGACGTCCGAAGTCTCATGGATAAAATTGAATAG
- a CDS encoding acetyl-CoA carboxylase carboxyltransferase subunit alpha has product MALTHHLPFEKPIRELEQQLARLEDVPNPSPAVQDSIRRMRVEVTRMTRERYNNLDPWEIVQVSRHPDRPQTADYLELLFDEFVELHGDKTFGDDRAIVTGFAKLDGRRVMMIGHQKGRTLKERHECLYGCAHPEGYRKALSKMEMASRYGLPIVCLIDTPGAYPGVGAEERGQAYNIAVNLREMSTLEVPVICIVIGEGGSGGALGIGIGDHVAVMQNAYYSVISPEGCAGILWKHSKHADKAARALRFTSTDLLELGIVEEIIPEPLGGAHRNHRHTATTLKGCILDALKNLDQLAVGELLERRYQRYRRIGAFEHSNSD; this is encoded by the coding sequence ATGGCACTCACGCATCACCTTCCGTTCGAAAAGCCGATTCGCGAACTCGAACAGCAGCTCGCAAGACTCGAGGATGTCCCGAATCCCTCACCTGCAGTTCAGGACAGCATTCGGCGCATGCGCGTCGAAGTCACGCGAATGACCCGGGAACGCTACAATAATCTGGACCCTTGGGAAATCGTTCAGGTTTCGCGTCATCCGGATAGGCCTCAGACCGCCGACTATCTTGAGTTACTGTTCGATGAGTTTGTTGAACTGCACGGTGACAAGACATTTGGCGATGACCGGGCAATCGTGACAGGGTTCGCCAAGCTGGATGGGCGTCGCGTGATGATGATTGGTCATCAGAAGGGGCGAACACTCAAAGAACGTCATGAATGTCTGTATGGATGTGCCCATCCGGAAGGTTATCGCAAAGCATTGTCAAAGATGGAAATGGCATCCCGTTACGGACTGCCGATCGTCTGTCTTATCGACACACCGGGAGCCTATCCTGGAGTGGGAGCTGAAGAACGAGGACAGGCGTATAATATCGCTGTCAATCTCCGTGAGATGTCAACCTTGGAAGTCCCGGTCATCTGTATCGTGATTGGTGAAGGAGGTTCCGGCGGAGCACTGGGAATCGGTATTGGTGATCACGTAGCCGTTATGCAGAATGCCTACTATTCGGTGATCAGCCCGGAAGGCTGTGCGGGAATTTTGTGGAAGCATTCGAAACATGCAGACAAGGCTGCCCGAGCCCTGCGATTTACAAGTACCGATCTGCTGGAGCTGGGGATTGTGGAAGAAATCATTCCTGAACCGCTTGGTGGTGCTCACCGCAACCATCGTCATACGGCCACAACGCTGAAGGGATGTATCCTGGACGCACTCAAAAATCTTGACCAACTGGCCGTCGGGGAACTGCTCGAACGTCGTTATCAGCGATACCGCCGAATTGGAGCGTTCGAACACAGCAACAGCGACTGA
- a CDS encoding CvpA family protein, whose amino-acid sequence MVWYDFVILAILAYGVWQGAARGLVMQLAWIVAIVLCFEFADKLAPQIEPLISVESSRLRHWIAMFILYLGFSLGTFLVARSLSGALEKAKFQDFDRQLGGLFGLLKGALLSLVITFFAVTLSDSFSESLGNTVARSQTGHIACLILDEVGPLIPEDAHPVIRESLAEYKKAHTAIHNEDGGIEASPEDFIDQRIGSVRRDGRARWNHDDPGFPDEPSVDGIRSGEAYEALLDLLPESIRNRTSLAVLRDRWSHMTASEQDRLVTDLKYQPSTEKTRVLNSLFEPPRRQGGGAESVTDAGLMARIADEYQDFEDADLMIIRIKQHLDGLPQRIRTAVLEDWYIDITGSGRDPDPRTDVDTRIDERILNQLDQARESVDRLTNFDLRTRLKRSR is encoded by the coding sequence ATGGTTTGGTACGATTTTGTCATTCTGGCGATCTTGGCTTATGGCGTCTGGCAGGGAGCGGCACGTGGCCTTGTTATGCAGCTCGCCTGGATTGTTGCCATCGTGCTGTGTTTTGAGTTTGCCGACAAGCTTGCTCCGCAGATTGAGCCGCTGATCAGCGTTGAGTCATCCAGACTGAGACACTGGATTGCAATGTTCATTCTGTATCTTGGTTTTTCACTGGGAACCTTTCTGGTGGCCAGGTCTCTGAGCGGAGCTCTGGAGAAGGCAAAATTTCAGGATTTCGACCGGCAACTGGGTGGTCTGTTCGGTTTGCTCAAGGGGGCGCTGCTGTCACTGGTGATTACCTTTTTTGCGGTCACACTTTCAGACTCGTTTTCGGAGTCATTGGGGAATACCGTTGCCCGATCGCAAACCGGACACATAGCCTGTCTGATTCTGGATGAGGTTGGTCCGCTGATTCCGGAAGACGCTCATCCTGTGATCAGGGAGAGCCTGGCAGAATACAAGAAGGCGCATACGGCGATTCACAATGAAGATGGAGGAATCGAAGCGTCTCCGGAGGACTTTATTGACCAAAGGATCGGGAGTGTCCGCCGCGACGGCAGGGCACGATGGAATCACGATGATCCGGGGTTTCCGGATGAACCATCTGTTGACGGTATCCGGTCCGGGGAAGCATATGAGGCTCTGCTGGATCTACTGCCTGAGTCGATCCGAAATCGAACAAGCCTTGCCGTTTTGCGGGACCGATGGAGCCACATGACGGCGAGTGAACAGGATCGGCTGGTGACCGATCTCAAATATCAGCCTTCCACTGAAAAGACCCGTGTACTTAACAGTTTATTTGAGCCACCTCGGCGGCAGGGGGGAGGAGCTGAGTCGGTAACAGATGCCGGACTCATGGCTCGTATTGCAGATGAATATCAGGATTTTGAAGATGCGGATTTAATGATCATCCGTATCAAACAGCATCTTGATGGTCTTCCGCAGCGAATAAGGACAGCCGTCCTGGAAGACTGGTACATTGATATCACGGGCAGTGGGCGTGATCCGGATCCACGGACAGATGTCGATACGCGTATCGACGAACGCATTTTAAATCAGCTGGACCAGGCCCGAGAATCCGTTGACCGACTCACTAACTTTGATTTGCGGACTCGTCTAAAGCGTTCCCGGTAG
- a CDS encoding MotA/TolQ/ExbB proton channel family protein encodes MDILPLHASLTNLCSMNTPQIRHVAAGVLVLAALHVQSFVCAQSTTTPSQVTQVFPDSTTRSAVPTSPQGIVEAIGYSFAAIFVLASIVALWSAIERLVLLRKRRVIPRAFVDRFLLHLRTGRMDKPTAVAVCQQNASPVAEIFLHGVRKWGKPAVEIEQAVMDGGERQVSLLKKRLRVLNGVATIMPLIGLLGTVTGMIEAFNNIADSNAIGQAEILASGIALALLTTAIGLFIAIPALTAYMFLAGRIDAIVVEMDRLGQEVVHLISAEALRERGESASGGP; translated from the coding sequence ATGGATATTCTTCCTCTGCATGCATCGCTGACAAATCTTTGCTCGATGAACACTCCGCAAATCCGCCACGTTGCGGCTGGTGTGCTGGTACTTGCAGCCCTGCATGTCCAGTCGTTCGTCTGCGCCCAGTCTACAACAACCCCATCCCAGGTCACTCAAGTTTTCCCGGACTCCACGACCAGATCAGCTGTCCCGACGTCACCGCAGGGAATTGTCGAAGCGATCGGATACTCATTTGCTGCAATTTTTGTTCTTGCGTCAATCGTTGCCTTGTGGTCTGCGATTGAACGACTGGTACTGCTGAGAAAGCGACGAGTCATTCCACGGGCGTTTGTCGACCGGTTTCTGCTGCATCTGCGAACCGGCCGCATGGACAAACCGACCGCGGTTGCTGTCTGTCAGCAGAATGCCAGTCCGGTCGCTGAAATCTTTCTTCATGGTGTGCGGAAATGGGGTAAGCCCGCCGTAGAAATCGAGCAGGCCGTGATGGATGGTGGTGAACGACAGGTCTCCTTATTGAAGAAACGTCTCCGCGTGCTCAACGGTGTTGCGACAATCATGCCTCTCATCGGCCTGCTGGGCACCGTGACCGGAATGATTGAAGCATTCAATAATATTGCAGACAGTAACGCGATCGGTCAGGCTGAAATATTGGCTTCCGGAATTGCGCTGGCCCTGTTGACCACAGCCATTGGCCTGTTTATCGCCATCCCGGCGCTCACAGCCTATATGTTCCTTGCAGGCCGCATCGATGCAATTGTCGTGGAAATGGACCGGCTTGGTCAGGAAGTGGTCCATTTGATCTCTGCAGAGGCTCTTCGTGAACGGGGTGAATCTGCCTCCGGCGGCCCTTAA
- a CDS encoding terpene cyclase/mutase family protein, with translation MCSASDNTALPSAAEFAAQIRARAEQAAAASVQHATLAECYLDLSGQLATLAEKAATTSVVDLRAALMKIESEKTGSAEHGVLPLTDALFALQGAVSNLHPENTSLCASGMMVEADSETPGRISNRDIALPTRPTEPDETEIVSSVQKNKHDSTSTRSVAQKMSIKRKGASRVGMRKIVERVRSAQIGPAHSVNVRAGKEDLKPQSRKALDEFRNNRGSIATSVTFVGLVLFILSLITLQLDIDVPPVLIMASFSDEMEEIAEPLLVEIPQEEQGEQQEQEHESEDHAAQPVLQEETAEEPEPQTTMEVAGTSVSEAENRIAAADDELGVTDNRSPAGRQKLLEKFGGSVASESAVQRGLSWLVSVQHPRGWWDFTQVGEAGNPGRINNPIGATAYALMPFLAAGQTHRNGQYRKQVKAGLDFLSHIGVSAPAGYDLRGVLNKGNGDKEPNEAYYVHGAATLVLCEAYGMTAEKRLRRPAQAALDFLVNSQDPRGGGWRYLPRQPGSTSVTALQVMALMAAKKAKLKVPPKTLDRVMHYLDSVQVDGAGRYGYEVEKKTYKGSLTAMALLCRMYLGWRRDDGDMRDGITLLDKSGPYDNLYTTYFATQVMRNWGGEEWTRWNARTRDDLIAGQVLEGPGEGSWKPRTGMHTRYGGRLLETSLAILTLEVYYRYRPVLPDVHVVAQPMADDSLASRD, from the coding sequence ATGTGCAGCGCGTCGGATAATACGGCTTTGCCGTCAGCCGCAGAATTCGCGGCTCAGATTCGAGCTCGGGCCGAGCAGGCGGCGGCTGCTTCTGTTCAGCATGCGACTCTGGCTGAATGCTATCTGGATCTGTCCGGGCAGCTGGCCACGCTGGCCGAGAAGGCTGCGACGACCTCTGTCGTCGATCTGCGGGCGGCTCTGATGAAGATTGAATCGGAGAAGACGGGGTCTGCGGAGCATGGGGTTTTACCCCTCACAGACGCATTGTTTGCACTTCAGGGAGCGGTGTCGAACCTTCATCCAGAGAATACTTCGTTGTGTGCGTCCGGTATGATGGTTGAGGCCGATTCAGAAACGCCTGGCCGTATTAGCAACCGTGATATTGCACTGCCCACCAGACCGACAGAACCGGACGAGACGGAGATAGTTTCTTCTGTGCAGAAGAATAAGCACGACAGTACATCAACACGATCTGTCGCGCAGAAGATGTCTATAAAACGCAAGGGGGCAAGTCGCGTCGGGATGAGGAAAATTGTTGAGCGGGTGCGATCTGCTCAAATTGGACCTGCTCACTCTGTGAATGTACGAGCCGGTAAGGAGGATCTGAAACCACAATCGCGCAAAGCTCTGGACGAATTCAGGAACAATCGTGGCTCTATTGCGACGAGTGTTACTTTCGTTGGACTGGTTTTGTTCATTTTGAGTCTGATCACGCTGCAGCTGGACATTGACGTTCCGCCCGTTCTGATTATGGCATCATTTTCCGATGAAATGGAAGAGATCGCAGAACCACTACTGGTCGAAATACCACAGGAAGAGCAGGGCGAACAACAGGAACAGGAACACGAATCTGAGGACCACGCTGCTCAGCCGGTACTCCAGGAAGAAACTGCGGAAGAACCGGAACCACAGACCACAATGGAAGTGGCGGGGACTTCTGTTTCTGAAGCGGAAAACCGGATCGCGGCGGCTGATGATGAATTGGGCGTAACAGACAATCGGAGTCCGGCAGGAAGACAAAAACTTCTGGAAAAGTTTGGAGGTTCGGTAGCGAGTGAGTCAGCGGTGCAACGAGGACTCAGCTGGCTGGTTTCGGTTCAGCATCCTCGGGGCTGGTGGGATTTTACTCAGGTTGGTGAAGCCGGTAACCCGGGAAGAATCAACAATCCGATCGGGGCGACGGCTTACGCTCTCATGCCGTTTCTGGCTGCGGGGCAGACACACCGAAACGGTCAGTACAGAAAACAGGTGAAGGCCGGACTGGATTTTCTTAGTCACATCGGAGTGTCTGCGCCAGCCGGGTACGACCTTCGTGGTGTGCTGAATAAGGGTAATGGCGACAAAGAACCAAACGAGGCCTACTACGTTCATGGTGCGGCGACGCTTGTGTTGTGCGAAGCATACGGTATGACCGCAGAAAAACGACTGCGCAGACCAGCTCAGGCGGCGCTGGATTTTCTGGTCAATTCTCAGGATCCTCGTGGAGGAGGATGGCGTTACCTGCCGCGGCAGCCTGGATCAACATCGGTGACAGCTCTCCAGGTCATGGCTTTGATGGCAGCGAAGAAGGCTAAGTTGAAAGTGCCTCCCAAAACGCTGGACCGAGTGATGCATTACCTGGACAGTGTGCAGGTAGACGGAGCAGGACGGTACGGATACGAAGTAGAAAAGAAAACCTACAAAGGCAGCCTGACCGCCATGGCTCTATTGTGCCGGATGTACCTCGGTTGGAGACGGGACGACGGTGATATGCGTGACGGTATCACGTTGCTGGACAAGTCCGGCCCTTACGACAATCTGTATACCACGTATTTTGCTACTCAGGTCATGCGCAACTGGGGCGGTGAAGAATGGACTCGATGGAACGCGCGAACCCGGGATGATCTGATTGCCGGTCAGGTTCTGGAGGGGCCAGGAGAAGGAAGCTGGAAACCTCGGACAGGCATGCATACCCGTTACGGTGGACGACTGCTGGAAACCAGTCTGGCCATACTCACACTGGAAGTCTACTACCGTTACAGACCAGTGCTGCCCGATGTTCACGTTGTTGCGCAACCGATGGCTGACGACTCCCTGGCGTCCAGAGACTGA